A segment of the Phoenix dactylifera cultivar Barhee BC4 chromosome 15, palm_55x_up_171113_PBpolish2nd_filt_p, whole genome shotgun sequence genome:
CCATGTAAGAGAAAATAGGtaaagcaaagaaaaagaaaaaagatatgcAAACCATCTGCAGGAACAAACTCTCAAAACGAAAGAGAGTCCTAGGTTCCTAGGTCCTTCAAAAAACATTCTAATTCTTGTACTATGTCTCCCACCAAATTGCACTAAAAATGACACACCAAAATGATCATTAAGTCTAAGATAAGGTCATTGTGTTCTACCCAAACAAACAGGCAAGCTCTTGCATTGCAATGAGCAATCATGTGAACCTTCCAGTGTAGAAGACAATACCATATAGTCCACATAAAATTGACACCACATGAACAATAGGATTGCCCTCCAAGATGCAAAGAGCATGTTTCTTATCCATGTTCAATCCCTGGTTCCAAGGGtaattctaaatgaaaattttacctaaACAATTGCCCAGAAAAAATAGTTAGGCCCTTAGGGTTTGTTTGATGTATTCTGAGTACCTCAGGATTATCAGATCCCCTCTAGAAATACTTatgaatatattaaaaaaaaatctgctgGTCTCCCAACTCCAGACTATTATTCTATAAACCTTGGCCAAAAAACTTTAAAAAGTAGCATGGATATGCTATTTCAGCTTCATGCCAGTTCATCCTAAGACCGACCCCCCTGCATCCCTACCCTTCCATTGCACTAACAACCAAATGAAAAAGGGTATTTGTCAAGAGCACTACTTTGGCATGGCTGTTGGATCTTGCTTGACCATCAAATTCTAAGGATCTTTCTTTGACTAGGGTGTTACACAATTGaacaatatatttataatatatattacaacaatataataatatataatatatatatatatatgaatttcCCATTCTATTTATGGTTTTAACTGAGATCACAAATAAACATTATGCAGATATCTTTGAACCTGTCTTTAAGTTAAGTCCTAAAATCCAAGTAGGAATTATTTATTGGGAGCCAATAAAATTATatacacaaaagaaaataatccTTAGTGACACAACAAAGGCAGGTCTTATAAACAAGTAAAACATGGAATAATAACTGAAAAAATGCCATTTGCAACCAGATTATTCAATATATGCCAAACTCAATCTCAGATGATAGGTCCAAACAAACTTGTTTCCAATGTGCTACAATTGATTTTACTAAGGTCTTCAAAATTATAAACGTTAGacataaaaaatatacatattatTGTGTAATCAGTCACGAACACTTGGTTGCTTGAGAGGAAAAGAAACAGCTAGAAATGAACACACCTAATACAACAAAAATACAATTCTAATGGCATTTACAAAAATGTGAAAATTACAATTTTACAAAGAGGAAACATCTTATGGATTGTCATGTGATGTCCTGGGAACATATTTCTCCAGAAATTTAACATGTACAGAGATATAAATCGTGTCAATCCCTTCTACCATGTGTTGCCAGATACTCTCTCTTGTTTGTTTATCATGTCATTAGGAAATCAATCACAGGTCATTACAAAATTATCGTATAAACGTCATCAGGGGAATATATCCATATGTATATAAATCCATGCAAAATTTAATTTCTCATGATATCAATAACAAGATTGAATACAATATGTTGATAGgttgatgcaaaaaaaaatcacaacatCATAATACCTATCTTCAGAGCTTCTTAAATCCTCAGAAATATCACGCCAAAGATCTTCTTCAACAACTTTGATCATCCCGCTGTTGCTTCTTATTTTCCGGTGAAGAGGAAAGTGAAGTAAAAGAACAGGTCCAGAACCTGATGCCATGTCATTATCTCTCCAGGGAATAAAACTGAAACGTGCTCTTTCCGCATTAGGCTCAGCAGCTTCTCCTGTTGCATCCTTCATTTGGGTTCGTAAATCAACACTTCCTCTCTCTATAGCCTTCTCGACACTGAGGCGTAATGCATTGTTGCTGCAAAGCAAAGCTACAGCATTAAGAGAAACAAAACTGACGTCGCCGATCTCAAAAGCACTGCAACCAGCTGAGTCCAGCTCTGGCAAATGACTTGCTATCTGACTAACTAACTTTTCATCTAACTTATTGCATTTCCCAACATCTCTGTCACCCAAAACAATATGAAGAGGAAGCCCCACAAAAGAACCTAGCATACTCTCAAACTGCTGCAGCACAGTTGACCACTTGCTCTTCGTCAGCTCTGATCCTCTTGCAGAAATATCACCCAATACTAGAAGCATATCAGGCTTAAACCTCTCAAAAGATTTCTGCTCGACATGTAGATCAACATCTATAATTTCAGTTTAGGTGCCGCCGggcaggaaaaaaaataaatcaaaagttTCAAACTTTATGCTTCACGTGGGCGATTCAAGATATAAAATTTCAAGCTTGAGTGATTTGGAGAGTTCTTAATGCTTTTTTCCTCTATCCACGAACATTCCACAAAACCCTAATGCTAAAAATGGGCTTATAAGTCAAGCCCTAGCTCTAGAATTCAAAAGAAGagcaatttgatagaaattaaaCATACTAAAGCGATAGGAATGAGAATTACCTTGAAGAATTTGGATATGAAGAGATCCCTAAAGTAGACGTCGGCGAACCCCGCGTCCGATCCCTGCAAGAGAAGATCAGCCACCATCATCACCTTGAGACCATCCGGGTGGCTCGAATCTCCGCCTGCTTGGCCGGAGATCTCGCACGACGGCGTCGAGATCATGTCTTCCACGGTTACCAGGGCGGCGACGAGGAGGAGCGGGAGCGCGGTTCTCCACGTCGCCATCTCCCGCGTGGAAGGGTCTTGCGTCTACGAATAGCCGAGAAGGGGAGAGATCATGCTCATCGGATCGATCCGTGGCTAGGGTTTCAAGTCGAGGGGCGGGGAGATCTAGGGTTTCGGCCCCCATGGCCGCGCCCTTTCTCCTTCACGTTACTGCCGAATTGGGGAAAAAGTTGACTACCCAGGTTAAGCCTTCGTAATTCTGAGGGAGAAATAGGGGCATTATTGTCTTATAATTTCCTGAACTACTGCTCGTGGTCGGTTCGGGTCGGGTCGCCTGAGGCAAGCTTGAGCCCACACTTGATCCCACATGCAAGTTGGAACATGATGGTTGAAGTTTTGACAAATTGGGTCAAGCGGGGTTTGGTCTTTTGGATCCATTTTATTCTGATATTAAACCTGAACTCTAGGCTCCTGTGTTTGTGAACCTGGCAGTTTCAAACTCCATGTCTCTCACCATTATAACTACTtccattaatatatatatatatatatatatatatatatatatatatatatatatatatatatatatatatatatatatatatatatatatatatatatatatatatatcttggtTCATAACCCGGAGAGGACTTGTTCTTTCCAAAGGGAAAGTGTATTTATTAAATTGTACAAATAATGAAAAATCTTTAGCATTGGAGGACCGCATCCATCTATAATAATTCTTGAATATATGGTATTTAGGGTTCACAACTAGGAGGAAAGCTAGACTTAGTTATACCCGagtggatcttcacttagatcCGATTAGGCCTATATTAGACAATTAGGATCCTAAAACGATGATATGAACCATCGAATATGATCTACTATTTCTAAATTACTTTAGTACCAAAAATCAAGTAATTTTGAGGTCCATAGCCTATACATCAAGTAGTcaaaaaatagatattatttaattttatgtatTTGATCATTTGATGCATAGGCTAGGATTTCCAAATCACATTTTTTGTTAGGGAGGTAATGCTTAACCATTTAACCCGTCTAATTTATTTCAACTCATTATAGATTGAGTTagtttacctgtttaataaaataGTTAGGTTTGGATCTATATTTTTGACCCATTCAATAaacaaatcagatttggtttgaGAAACTTTTGATCTATCATGTATCTAACCCAACTCGTATCTTATTTGACCCAACCAGATTGTCACTCTTAATTTTGGTATGTAAGTAGTTTAAAAATAGTAGATCACATCCCTCTATTCTATTTTGTCGAGAACTTCCTTCAGTCAGATCTACGAAAACATCACAAAAATAATCCATGGCACCTGCAATTCTTCGGCACAAGACCACTTTTCCCTCTCCAAGCAGCTCAATGTTCACAACATTCAAACCACCAGCTGATAACCACACAGCCTTGACATGGGTACTGCTATGAAATCTGAGGCAATTACTAACAAAAGGGCTAGGTTCTCTTGTCAAATACTTGTCATATTGTCATTATATAGCTTGCTTCTGTATAGGAAATTGTAACAAAACATTGTTGTTGATCCCACCCATGAATACATGCAGGGATCCTACATTACAAATAAATCCAGTGACAGTCTCTTATACATCACCCGAAAACTACGACTATCACATGGAACTGATCTTATATGATTGAAGCCACTAATATCACAAAATGATGCTTAAGCCATCACTAACTGGGAAGACCATCGTTATCAATCTGaaaaacaaagagaattaaataTAAAGCCAATTCATGGGGTCATACTACACGGTACAAGGAAAATAGATAGTACCTGAATAAAACTATCAATGAAACATCTCATCTAGCTTCTGCCTGTAAAGAGCCAAACTCTGCATTGAGAGACACAGAGAATTATATGACCTCCTATTTAAATGAATGAAAAACTGAAATGGAGAAAAGTATTACCAAGAAGCAACAACTCATCGGTGCTTACAGAAATGCTTTGCATGCAAGAGAGGTTTTTCATTTTGTAAGATGGCGAGTGTGGTTTGTGTTCATTTGTTATTCATAACAGAAACCATTGAGATATGGATCAATCCTTTTCATGGCAAATATTACTTTATGTTGCACgagaaatcttttttttttttgaaaaaaaagaaaagacaattACCAGACAATAAGCAAGCAGGAAGATAATAAAAAGAAGACAAACAATGGTTATCAAGTATTC
Coding sequences within it:
- the LOC103707888 gene encoding metallophosphoesterase 1-like isoform X2, producing MATWRTALPLLLVAALVTVEDMISTPSCEISGQAGGDSSHPDGLKVMMVADLLLQGSDAGFADVYFRDLFISKFFKKSFERFKPDMLLVLGDISARGSELTKSKWSTVLQQFESMLGSFVGLPLHIVLGDRDVGKCNKLDEKLVSQIASHLPELDSAGCSAFEIGDVSFVSLNAVALLCSNNALRLSVEKAIERGSVDLRTQMKDATGEAAEPNAERARFSFIPWRDNDMASGSGPVLLLHFPLHRKIRSNSGMIKVVEEDLWRDISEDLRSSEDRDVDLGPCEFKHTLPLNATEYIFQALKPRMVFSAHAHRFCDHEHSDGTREVTIPAMTWAARGKPGFVVVTFGQNKAVTVNQCSVATESQVTMAYMFIFILSIATILVMRIRGKERSL
- the LOC103707888 gene encoding metallophosphoesterase 1-like isoform X3; its protein translation is MATWRTALPLLLVAALVTVEDMISTPSCEISGQAGGDSSHPDGLKVMMVADLLLQGSDAGFADVYFRDLFISKFFKKSFERFKPDMLLVLGDISARGSELTKSKWSTVLQQFESMLGSFVGLPLHIVLGDRDVGKCNKLDEKLVSQIASHLPELDSAGCSAFEIGDVSFVSLNAVALLCSNNALRLSVEKAIERGSVDLRTQMKDATGEAAEPNAERARFSFIPWRDNDMASGSGPVLLLHFPLHRKIRSNSGMIKVVEEDLWRDISEDLRSSEDRDVDLGPCEFKHTLPLNATEYIFQALKPRMVFSAHAHRFCDHEHSDGTREVTIPAMTWAARGKPGFVVVTFGQNKAVTVNQCSVATESQDSRKGKKFVTCLNICTISS
- the LOC103707888 gene encoding metallophosphoesterase 1-like isoform X4, whose product is MATWRTALPLLLVAALVTVEDMISTPSCEISGQAGGDSSHPDGLKVMMVADLLLQGSDAGFADVYFRDLFISKFFKKSFERFKPDMLLVLGDISARGSELTKSKWSTVLQQFESMLGSFVGLPLHIVLGDRDVGKCNKLDEKLVSQIASHLPELDSAGCSAFEIGDVSFVSLNAVALLCSNNALRLSVEKAIERGSVDLRTQMKDATGEAAEPNAERARFSFIPWRDNDMASGSGPVLLLHFPLHRKIRSNSGMIKVVEEDLWRDISEDLRSSEDRDVDLGPCEFKHTLPLNATEYIFQALKPRMVFSAHAHRFCDHEHSDGTREVTIPAMTWAARGKPGFVVVTFGQNKAVTVNQCSVATESQLHCFLY
- the LOC103707888 gene encoding metallophosphoesterase 1 homolog isoform X1; protein product: MATWRTALPLLLVAALVTVEDMISTPSCEISGQAGGDSSHPDGLKVMMVADLLLQGSDAGFADVYFRDLFISKFFKKSFERFKPDMLLVLGDISARGSELTKSKWSTVLQQFESMLGSFVGLPLHIVLGDRDVGKCNKLDEKLVSQIASHLPELDSAGCSAFEIGDVSFVSLNAVALLCSNNALRLSVEKAIERGSVDLRTQMKDATGEAAEPNAERARFSFIPWRDNDMASGSGPVLLLHFPLHRKIRSNSGMIKVVEEDLWRDISEDLRSSEDRDVDLGPCEFKHTLPLNATEYIFQALKPRMVFSAHAHRFCDHEHSDGTREVTIPAMTWAARGKPGFVVVTFGQNKAVTVNQCSVATESQVTMAYMFIFILSIATILVMSFTVFCIKIIGGIL